The Pseudomonas iranensis genome includes a window with the following:
- a CDS encoding type II toxin-antitoxin system HicB family antitoxin: MYDYAIRFEQDDNATGIAVFCRDLPELNSYGDDREHAIREASDAIETTLSLYVDLRRPIPEASPAKEGEHVVHLPAVTVAKIAIWNEMMRLGMKKAELCRRLGVSQTIGDRLVDFTHTSKMEQLEKALDALNASIRVSPADPEWINLPYGGGQAGFYVGRLIDELQQRPRGEMLVGAVAGVLGTVNPDSLDYFLRTRYAKRPDTMQAVREVIDDLVATGKIEHIPKQSGVPAGLIRLK; encoded by the coding sequence ATGTACGACTATGCAATTCGATTTGAACAGGACGATAACGCCACTGGTATTGCCGTTTTCTGCCGCGACCTGCCAGAGCTGAATAGCTACGGCGATGACCGGGAGCACGCGATTCGTGAAGCGTCGGACGCCATTGAAACGACACTTTCACTCTATGTGGACTTGCGCCGGCCTATCCCTGAGGCAAGTCCTGCTAAAGAGGGTGAGCACGTTGTTCATCTTCCAGCCGTTACAGTCGCTAAAATCGCCATTTGGAACGAGATGATGCGTCTCGGGATGAAGAAGGCTGAGTTATGCAGACGCCTAGGCGTCTCCCAGACAATCGGAGACCGCCTGGTTGACTTCACTCACACTTCGAAAATGGAACAATTGGAGAAAGCCTTGGACGCATTGAACGCCTCTATTCGCGTGAGCCCCGCCGATCCAGAATGGATCAACCTGCCCTATGGGGGCGGGCAAGCCGGATTCTACGTAGGTCGATTGATTGATGAGCTTCAACAGCGCCCACGCGGCGAAATGCTAGTCGGCGCGGTTGCGGGAGTCTTGGGCACAGTCAATCCCGACTCGCTCGACTATTTCCTGCGCACCCGCTACGCGAAGCGACCAGACACGATGCAGGCCGTCCGAGAAGTTATTGACGACTTGGTCGCGAC
- a CDS encoding type II toxin-antitoxin system HicA family toxin, producing the protein MKFSEFRRWLKAQGVTFEAGKGSHFKIIAPNGNRSTFADHGSKEMPEPTRKAIIKQLGL; encoded by the coding sequence ATGAAGTTCAGCGAGTTCAGACGATGGTTGAAGGCCCAAGGGGTGACCTTCGAAGCCGGCAAAGGAAGCCACTTCAAGATCATCGCCCCAAACGGCAATAGAAGCACCTTCGCGGATCACGGGTCCAAGGAAATGCCGGAACCGACCCGCAAGGCGATCATTAAACAACTGGGGCTCTGA
- a CDS encoding chemotaxis protein, with amino-acid sequence MDPNDLGPGTFAWLGGTGTVLLGGLLWLRKFLSKDATDRAMDNADIGTVRRLNELLDTERARANAAEARADQFAKERNELAATVGRMEGRVELLAGQIATLTERVTTQSAEIARLRAQLGGIN; translated from the coding sequence ATGGATCCTAACGACCTGGGGCCTGGCACGTTCGCGTGGCTCGGCGGTACCGGCACTGTGTTGCTCGGTGGCCTGTTATGGCTGAGGAAATTTCTCTCCAAGGATGCGACTGACCGGGCGATGGATAACGCCGATATCGGCACCGTCCGCCGGTTGAATGAGCTGCTCGATACCGAGCGTGCTCGCGCCAACGCCGCCGAGGCCCGTGCTGACCAGTTCGCCAAGGAGCGCAACGAGCTTGCCGCTACCGTCGGACGCATGGAGGGCAGGGTAGAACTTTTGGCCGGCCAGATTGCGACCCTCACTGAAAGGGTGACCACGCAGAGCGCAGAGATTGCGCGTCTGCGGGCACAGCTCGGAGGTATCAACTGA